The sequence AGAAGATCATGGTCCTCCAGCAGGGAGCCGTCATCGCCGACGGGACGCCGGCGGAGATCAAGGCGAACCCCGAAGTGCGCAAGGCGTACCTCGGGGAGGAAATCACGGAGAGCTGACCCCATGGCGTTTCTCGACCTGAAGTCGATCAACACCTATTACGGCCGGAGCCACATCCTGTTCGACGTCTCGCTCTCCATCGAAAAGGGCGAGGTGGTGAGCCTCATCGGCCGCAACGGCGCCGGGAAGAGCACCACGTTCCGCTCGATCATCGGGCTCACCCCGCCGCAGACGGGCGAGGTGATCTTCAAGGGGGAGCGGATCTCCGGGCTGCGGGCCTTCCGGATCTGCCGGAAGGGGGTCGGCTTCGTCCCCGAGGACCGGAGGTGCTTTCCGGACCTGACGGTCCGGGACAACCTCGAGGTCGCCGCGAGGAGGGAGGAGGAGGTCGCCACTCCCTGGACGGTCGACCGGATCTACGCCCTCTTCCCGCGGCTGCAGGAGCGGGAGAAGAACCTCGGGAGCCAGCTGTCCGGGGGAGAGCAGCAGATGCTCACCATCGCCCGCACGCTGATGACGAACCCCGAGGTGCTCCTCCTCGACGAACCGTCGGAAGGGCTGGCGCCGCTGGTCGTATCCCTGCTGGCCGAGATGATCCTCCGGATCCGCAAGGAGGGGGTGACGGTCCTTCTTGCCGAGCAGAACCTGCACTTCTGCGCCAAGGTCTCCGACCGCGCCTTCGTGATCGACAAGGGGTCGGTGAAGTACGAAGGGACGATGAAGGAGCTCCTGGCCAATGACGAGATCAAGGAGAAGTACCTTGCCGTCTGACCCCGGGAGTTTCCGGGCCTTCGCCGGGCGGGCCTTCGACCCCGCGGCGATCCCCGGGAAGCCCGAGGCGCTCGCGGGGATCCGCGTCCTCGAGGTGGCGACGCGGATCTTCGGGCCGGCCACCGCGGACTACCTCGGCCTCTTCGGCGCCGAGGTGATCAAGGTCGAGATGCCGCCCCGCGGCGACCTGATGCGGTACGTCGCCCCCGAGGGGTTCTTCTGGAAGGAGGTGTCGCCGGCCTTCCTTCCCCTGAACCGGAACAAGCTCCACGTTGGGCTCGACCTGCACCCGGTCGAGGGGAAGGAGCTCTTCCTGCGGCTCGCGGAACGATCCGACGTCGTCGTGGAGAACCTCCGCGCCGGGACGATGGACGCGTGGGGCGTCGGGTACCTCCAACTCCGGGAGCGAAACCCCCGGATCGTCTACGCCGCCAACTCCGGGTTCGGGCAATGGGGGCGGTACTCGGCGGGGCGGGCGTCGTACGACGCCACCGCGCAGGCCGTCTCCGGTTTCTCCGCCGTCACGGGGTTTCCGGACCAGCCGCCGATGAAGGCGGGGTTCTGGGTCGGGGACTACACCGCGGCGTTGATGTCCGCCACCGCGATCCTCGCGGCCCTCGCCGCGCGCCGGAAGAGCGGGGAAGGGCAGATGATCGACCTTTCGCAGGCCGAGGCGATGATCCGCACGCTGGACTGGACATGGCCGTACGCCGGGTTGACGGGGAAGGACCGCGCGCGGAACGGGAACGTCGACCCCTCGTATCCCCCCTCGGGGATCTACCGCTGCCGCGACGGGTTCGTCTCGGTCTCCGCGCGGGACGAGGACGAGATGATCCCCCTCGCGCACGCCGTCGGAGCCACCGATCCGGAGGAGGCATCGATCGCCACCCCGGAACGCGTTGGGGCGTTTTGCGCCTCCCGGAGGGTCGACGAGGTCGTGCGCATCTCGGAGGGCGCCGGGTTCTCCGCGGCGCCGGTCCGCGGGGGGAGGGACCATTACCACGACCCGCACCTGCGGGCCCGCGGAACGGTCTGTTCGGTGGACGATCCCCTCTACGGCCGTGTGGACGAGTACGGACCGGCGCCGAAGCTGTCGGAGAGCCCGGGAAGGGTCAAGTGGAGCGCGAAACCCGTGGGGTGGCACAACGAGCGGGTCTTCGGGGGTCTGCTGGGGATGACCGCCGGTGAGATGGAGGCGCTCGCCGGAAAGAAGGTGATCGGGAAGTGGGCCGACCTCCCCGGCGCCCGGCCGCCGATCGGAAGCGCGCCGTGAGCGGTTTCGCCGGGTGGGTGCGGGAAGCGACGGAGCCTTCGGCCGCGGCGGGGAAGCCCGAGGCGCTGGAGGGGATCCGGGTGATCGAATTCTGCCCCGGCCACTTCGGGGGGATGGTGGCCGCCTCGGTCCTGGCGGAGTTCGGCGCCGAGACGGTCAAGGTGGAACCTCCCGGCGGCGACCCGCTCCGCCTCGTGGCGCCGGAGGAGATCCGGGTGGCCGGGACGGGGCTCCCCTTCCTCTCCGAAGCGCGGAACCGCCGCTTCGTCACCCTCGACGTCGACGACTCCGCCGGGCGGGACGTCTTCCGGAGGCTCGCCCTCTCCTCGGACGTGATCGTCACGACGGAGTCCCCGGAGCGGATGGAGGCGATGGGGTGCGACTACCCCTCCCTGCGGGAAGAACGTCCTGGGATCGTCTATCTCTCCCTTTCCACGTACGGCGCGTTCGGCCCCGACGCCTCCCGTCCCGTCCGGGACAGCGACATCCTTTGCCAGGCGCTCTCCGGAGCGCCGTACATCGTCGGGGAGCCGGAGGGCGTCCCGCCGCGGCCGCACGAGGCCCCGACCCGCCTCGGGAACTGGCACGGTGCGTTCGTCCAGGGATTGTGGGGAGCCTACGGGGTCCTCGCGGCGCTTCATTTCCGCGCGGAGACCGGGAAGGGCCAGGCCGTGGACCTCTCGGGCGCCGAGGCGCTGATGATGTTCGCGGACTACAACATCACCTGGATGCACACGGGGGGAAAGGCGCGCGAGCGGGTCGGGAACTTCGACCCCGCCGTCTTCCCGTACACCTACATCCGGTGTCGGGACGGCTACACTTTCATCGCCGCTTACAACGACGAGGCGTTCGATTCCCTGATGCACATCATCGGGCGCCCGGAGCTGTCCCGCGACCCGAGGTTCTCCACGCCGAAGAACCGCGTCGTCCTCGAGAACGAACGGGCGCTCCTGGAGATCATCGAGGAGTGGTCCGGGTACCGAACGGCCGACGAGATCCTCGGGGCCGTCGAGGCGTACACCTCGAAAAGGGGCGGTCCCGGCGCCGCCGTGGTGACGGGGCGGGTGAACCGCCCCCTCGAGACGCTCGGGGAGGAAAACTGGCGCGAGCGGGGGTGCTTCGTGCGGAGCGCGGATCCCGTCTACG is a genomic window of Deltaproteobacteria bacterium CG2_30_66_27 containing:
- a CDS encoding ABC transporter ATP-binding protein, whose product is MAFLDLKSINTYYGRSHILFDVSLSIEKGEVVSLIGRNGAGKSTTFRSIIGLTPPQTGEVIFKGERISGLRAFRICRKGVGFVPEDRRCFPDLTVRDNLEVAARREEEVATPWTVDRIYALFPRLQEREKNLGSQLSGGEQQMLTIARTLMTNPEVLLLDEPSEGLAPLVVSLLAEMILRIRKEGVTVLLAEQNLHFCAKVSDRAFVIDKGSVKYEGTMKELLANDEIKEKYLAV